In Campylobacter sp. RM16187, the DNA window GGTTGGCATACCTGCTAGAGAGCTCTTTGGCATAAGAGTCGGTCAAAGCAGATTTTCAAACGAGATGGGCAAGGCGGATGAAAACGGACTTGCTAAAATTTCAGGCGGACAGCATTGCAGGGCGGAATTTTATCTTAAAGGATACGGCTGGATACCTGTTGATCCTGCCGATGTTACTAAAGTGCGTCTGGGCGAAAAGCTAAGCAATAGCGATGAGAAGCTAAGCAAAATTCGCGAATATCTCTTTGGTAACTGGGAGATGTGCTGGGTAGGATTTAACTACGGGCGCGACTTCATCTTAAAGCCAGAGCCAGAGCAGATTCCGCTAAACAACTTCGGCTATCCGTATGCGGAAACTGACGGAAATACGGCAAATTATTATTCGCCAAAAGAATTTAGCTACGACTATACCTCACAAGAGTTAAAAGCTTGAGAAGTGTATTTTTAGCCATTGCTTCGATAATAAGTGCCTTTGCGGCTACACTTTGTTGCTTGCCGGCACTTGTTTTTTTGATATTTGGATCTACATTTACTCTTTTTGGTTTTACCGAGCAGCTAAGCGAATTTAGAGGGATTTTAAGTATTCTTGCCCTTGTTTGCTTGGCTCTTTCTATATTTTATTTTTTTAAAAAAGATAGAAGTTGCTCGCTTAAAAAAACAGGCAAAAAATGGCTTTTGATATACGTTTTTTTAGCTGTTTTTGTGTTTATTTTGCTATCATATCCTGAAGTTTTGGGAGCTATCTATGCGTAAATTTATCGCTCTTATCTTGCTTTGTGCTTTTGTATTTGCCGATCAAAAAGTTGTTATTTTGGTTGAGGAGATGCACTGTCCGCTTTGTACGGCTATGGTTAGAAAAGCGCTATTAAAAGTAGATGGCGTAAAAGAAGTAAAGGCTAGTTTGCGCGATAAGACGGCAGTTGTTAAGATGCTTAAAGATATAAGCGAGCAACAACTCTTAGACGCAGTAGCAACAACAGGCTATAAAGGTAAGATAATAAATAACTTAAAGGAGTAGAAATGCAAAAAAATGACGTTATGAGCGACTTTAAAAAGCTTTGCGAAATTCCTCACTGTAGCTATGAGACGGAACAGATGAGAGAATTCTTGGTAGAATTTGCCAAATCTCAAGGCTTTAATGTAGATGTGGACGAGCTTGGAAATATACACGCTCACAAGGGAAATCCTAAAATTTGCCTTCAAAGCCACTATGATATGGTTTGCGTAGGTGCTGCTCCAAAGCTAGAGCTTATCGAAGAAAACGGGATTTTAAGAGCTAAAAACTCAACTTTAGGTGCAGATAACGGCATAGGTGTAGCCATGATGATGGGTGCAATGAGAGAGTTTGCGAATTTAGAGTGTCTATTTACTAACGATGAAGAGGTTGGTCTTGTAGGCGCAAATGGATTTAAGGGTAAGATTATCGCTCCAAATTTGTTAAATTTAGACAGCGAAGAAGATGATCGTGTGACTTTAGGTTGTGCCGGCGGTATAAACGTAAGCGCAAAGGTAAGCGATGAGAAAGTTAAAAAAATCGGAAAAGTTTATGAGGTAAGCGTTACCGGACTTCCTGGCGGTCACTCAGGTAATGAAATCCACAAAAATATACCAAGTTCTATAAAGATAATCGGCAAATTTTTAGCCGAAAACGGTTGTGAGCTGATCAGTCTTGACTTTGGCGAAAGAAGCAACTCTATCCCTGCAAATGCAAGATGCAAGGTGCTTTGCGCGCAAGAGCTAAAATCAAACGGCCTTGTAGAAGTAGTTGCTCTTAATGAAGATAGTGCCGAGGTGCTGGCTCATAGTGGTAAAATTTTAGCCCTTATTAACTCATTCCCGCAAGGCGTAAGAAGCTATAATGTCGAGCTAAATATGGTAAATAACAGCATAAATCTCTCAACCGTCAAGCAAAAAGACGGCTTGGTGGAATTTGACTTCTTCGGAAGAGCTATGACTAGAGAAGGCCTTGACATCGTAGGTTTTGAGACTAAGACTTTGGCCGAGGCTCTTGGATTTGACGTTAGCGTAAGAGATCGTTCGGCTAACTGGAGTCCGTCTATTAGCGAATTTAGCGAAGTAGTACTTGAAGAGCTTAAGAAATTTAAGCCAGAAGCTAAATTTTCGGCAGTTCACGCAGGGCTTGAATGCGGAATTTTAGTAAGCAAGCAGCCTGGGCTTGAAGCTTGCTCTATCGGACCGAACATCCACTCGCCTCACTCGGTAAATGAGCGCTGCGAGATAGAGTCAGTCGAGATGATGGATAAGGTAGTAAGAAATATAATCGCTAGATTTCAATAATCTTAAATGATATTAGATAGGGTGCTTGCGAGCTATTAGCGCTTGTGGCACCCTTAAAATTTTCAAGCTTGTAAATGCAAATTTAACTCAA includes these proteins:
- a CDS encoding aryl sulfotransferase gives rise to the protein MRSVFLAIASIISAFAATLCCLPALVFLIFGSTFTLFGFTEQLSEFRGILSILALVCLALSIFYFFKKDRSCSLKKTGKKWLLIYVFLAVFVFILLSYPEVLGAIYA
- a CDS encoding heavy-metal-associated domain-containing protein — encoded protein: MRKFIALILLCAFVFADQKVVILVEEMHCPLCTAMVRKALLKVDGVKEVKASLRDKTAVVKMLKDISEQQLLDAVATTGYKGKIINNLKE
- a CDS encoding M20/M25/M40 family metallo-hydrolase — its product is MQKNDVMSDFKKLCEIPHCSYETEQMREFLVEFAKSQGFNVDVDELGNIHAHKGNPKICLQSHYDMVCVGAAPKLELIEENGILRAKNSTLGADNGIGVAMMMGAMREFANLECLFTNDEEVGLVGANGFKGKIIAPNLLNLDSEEDDRVTLGCAGGINVSAKVSDEKVKKIGKVYEVSVTGLPGGHSGNEIHKNIPSSIKIIGKFLAENGCELISLDFGERSNSIPANARCKVLCAQELKSNGLVEVVALNEDSAEVLAHSGKILALINSFPQGVRSYNVELNMVNNSINLSTVKQKDGLVEFDFFGRAMTREGLDIVGFETKTLAEALGFDVSVRDRSANWSPSISEFSEVVLEELKKFKPEAKFSAVHAGLECGILVSKQPGLEACSIGPNIHSPHSVNERCEIESVEMMDKVVRNIIARFQ